The proteins below come from a single Rosa rugosa chromosome 2, drRosRugo1.1, whole genome shotgun sequence genomic window:
- the LOC133730639 gene encoding DUF21 domain-containing protein At1g55930, chloroplastic-like, whose amino-acid sequence MSKARVAVDINVLRRKDFRDYESFIVQWGKLVNNAYRLKLSHKGFCTSAAAKVSSSNGAQPSNVKLLNFSPLFYFSCGFRRFLGPRCEGVDLFANRARLRAVGKDSESSSGTNAVLGSSFDFVRVMVKCGVVLAAMVCGVLVYGSRRAFAVEGVVNASYGVVDKCILMFRNAWPKTLLVLQVFKEQGLILAALLGLSAFFSMAETSITTLWPWKNLLVYSVLSILEQLL is encoded by the exons ATGTCTAAAGCTCGCGTCGCCGTCGACATCAACGTCCTCCGCCGCAAGGATTTTCGGGACTACGAGTCCTTCATCGTCCAATGGGG AAAGCTTGTCAACAATGCATACAGATTGAAACTTTCACATAAGGGTTTCTGTACTAGTGCAGCTGCTAAAGTCTCAAGCTCCAATGGTGCTCAACCAAGCAATGTAAAGCTCTTGAATTTTTCAcccttgttttatttttcttgtggtTTTCGGAGGTTCTTAGGTCCAAGATGCGAGGGAGTTGACTTGTTTGCTAATAGAGCTCGTTTGAGAGCTGTAGGTAAAGATAGTGAGAGTTCTAGTGGTACAAATGCTGTTTTGGGTTcgagttttgattttgttagggTAATGGTGAAGTGTGGAGTTGTTTTAGCAGCTATGGTTTGTGGGGTTTTGGTGTATGGGTCTAGGAGAGCTTTTGCTGTGGAGGGTGTGGTCAATGCAAGTTATGGGGTTGTTGACAAGTGCATATTGATGTTCAGAAATGCTTGGCCGAAGACGCTGCTGGTTCTTCAAGTTTTTAAAGAGCAGGGTTTGATTTTGGCGGCGCTTTTGGGTCTCTCGGCTTTTTTCTCAATGGCAGAGACTTCGATTACCACGCTATGGCCTTGGAAG AATTTACTTGTGTACTCAGTGTTGTCAATATTGGAGCAACTACTTTAG